One Acutalibacter muris DNA window includes the following coding sequences:
- a CDS encoding EFR1 family ferrodoxin (N-terminal region resembles flavodoxins. C-terminal ferrodoxin region binds two 4Fe-4S clusters.): MKLVQIVFSPTGGTQKVADILTEKWTGTVTRVDLSDGNLAISDIAIEQEDVALIAVPSYGGRVPGLAAQRLGKLKGNGAKCIIVCVYGNRAYEDTLVELKDIAENCGFQTVAAVSAVAEHSIMHQYATGRPDEKDIEELQGFVETIFEQLTTGKLTASAPELPGNRPYKKAGGAGLVPKADKNCIGCGLCAKSCPAQAINPNNLKTADGKKCISCMRCVVKCPRSARKVNGAMVSAAALAIKKACSERKGNELFL; this comes from the coding sequence ATGAAGCTGGTACAAATCGTTTTCAGCCCCACAGGAGGGACCCAGAAGGTCGCCGATATCCTCACAGAGAAGTGGACCGGTACGGTAACTCGCGTGGACTTATCCGATGGAAATTTAGCCATCTCGGACATTGCCATCGAGCAGGAGGACGTTGCGCTGATTGCAGTACCGTCCTATGGCGGACGGGTTCCGGGACTTGCTGCGCAGCGGCTTGGAAAGCTCAAGGGAAACGGTGCAAAGTGTATCATTGTCTGCGTGTACGGAAACCGGGCCTATGAGGATACCCTTGTTGAGCTGAAAGATATTGCGGAGAATTGCGGTTTTCAGACCGTTGCCGCTGTTTCAGCCGTGGCGGAGCACTCCATTATGCACCAGTATGCCACTGGCAGGCCCGATGAAAAGGACATAGAGGAATTGCAGGGATTTGTAGAAACGATCTTTGAACAGCTGACCACAGGCAAACTGACAGCATCCGCGCCTGAACTGCCGGGGAACCGCCCCTATAAAAAGGCAGGAGGGGCCGGACTGGTGCCAAAGGCTGACAAGAACTGCATAGGTTGCGGCCTTTGCGCAAAAAGCTGTCCTGCTCAAGCGATCAACCCCAACAACCTCAAAACTGCGGACGGAAAGAAGTGTATTTCCTGTATGCGCTGTGTTGTGAAATGCCCGAGATCCGCCCGAAAAGTAAACGGTGCAATGGTTTCCGCGGCGGCGCTGGCAATCAAGAAAGCTTGCAGCGAGAGAAAGGGCAATGAGCTGTTCTTGTAA